The proteins below come from a single Papaver somniferum cultivar HN1 chromosome 11, ASM357369v1, whole genome shotgun sequence genomic window:
- the LOC113324375 gene encoding uncharacterized protein LOC113324375 — MKNAAREEVWIRLFYEKQPFNLCGYCYTIDHKELECETIAAYLLQQQRGYLSSTSILDPPSWTNPYMRGNKANAIVFHHATSMHVEVPAVNPTQFMLEVSKDMVSLKEKSADNNMRSIPLSSFSPVTGVGRNEQANSGLQVIHGLGKWIWITCGYLKSYIALRDLDVSFDDYNVANVDPDSPHSTRAFSQSLQALLDQFENNMSGHNSTDVNIELSGNECVSLDVTTPSPNSFNSFHGSDHWLILLISETDSFKPINVWKFYRCWFRDPQCSEVIANSWDSSSEDLNLSQKLCNARRKLSIWNREYFGKIGFHIKYLKNQLSFLQDQPYSEVIYQKIHLTIQRLNYWKKMEADFLQHKSWDRCLKDSYRNTAYFHSLANRRRSRNHISSLRDNQGQWYYSHKDLETLLTRHFSSIDKSTNPQFNHNYFDIISPIISQEENESLISIPSEEEIFNVLKEMPGWNSPGPDGFTAGLFLSQWQTAGRDVVNLVQQLFISKQMPHNINNTVTFLIPKTLHPSTPYDYMPIGVCNIFYKIISKLVVTRIKPPMEKIIFPTQASYVPRRYINDNIVMAHELIHSMKESKKKMGLVALKLDMLKAFDKVEWCFIDKMPSSLGFCEDLRTIIFQCISTTTVSIRLNGSICQSYMPSRGLRQGDPLSPYLFIISMEYLARSLMHAEANSLLCADKLFEVFSFRHMRLSEDAKLDIRNKLGVKQLSSTDKYLGLPILLGESKSSSFKSIQDSKTLNQAARSTLVKSVLNSIPTDYMSNFRLPKNVIHKLDSVQRKFWWGHKSNHGLNIVAWNSPCAPLDDGDTSDEAQLRNSDTPNVNWRKLWKSNAPHKVKLFIWKCLKSIMPTIVKLNEYNSNIDTTCPICSQAEESLHHLLVQCDHSRSIWLALNINTASLQSQNIDIVTWIAS, encoded by the exons ATGAAGAATGCAGCAAGGGAAGAAGTCTGGATTAGGTTATTTTATGAAAAGCAACCTTTCAATCTCTGCGGGTACTGCTATACAATCGATCATAAGGAGCTTGAATGTGAAACTATTGCGGCTTATCTTCTTCAACAGCAAAGAGGATATCTCTCTTCAACTTCTATTCTTGACCCTCCTTCATGGACAAATCCATATATGAGAGGAAATAAAGCTA ACGCAATAGTATTTCATCATGCTACTAGTATGCATGTAGAAGTTCCTGCTGTCAATCCTACTCAATTTATGTTGGAAGTTTCAAAAGATATGGTTTCTTTAAAAGAGAAAAGTGCAGATAACAACATGAGAAGCATTCCTTTGTCCTCTTTTTCTCCAGTGACTGGGGTTGGCCGTAATGAACAAG CAAATTCAGGACTCCAAGTCATCCATGGGTTAGGGAAGTGGATTTGGATCACATGTGGATATTTAAAATCTTATATTGCTTTAAGAGATCTGGATGTTTCTTTTGATGATTACAATGTTGCTAATGTTGACCCAGACAGTCCTCATTCAACTAGAGCTTTTTCACAATCACTTCAAGCACTTCTGGATCAGTTTGAAAACAATATGTCAGGCCATAATTCCACTGATGTTAATATAGAATTATCAGGAAATGAGTGTGTTAGTTTGGATGTTACTACTCCATCTCCTAACTCATTCAACTCATTTCATG GATCAGATCACTGGCTTATTCTCCTTATTTCAGAAACTGATTCATTTAAGCCTATAAATGTTTGGAAGTTTTATAGATGTTGGTTTAGAGATCCACAATGCTCTGAAGTCATTGCAAATTCTTGGGATTCTTCTTCAGAGGACCTGAATTTATCTCAGAAACTTTGTAATGCTAGGCGCAAACTTTCTATTTGGAATAGAGAGTATTTTGGTAAAATTGGCTTTCATATTAAATACCTTAAAAATCAGTTGTCCTTTCTTCAAGATCAACCATATAGTGAGGTGATCTACCAGAAGATTCATCTTACTATTCAAAGGTTGAATTACTGGAAGAAGATGGAAGCAGATTTTTTGCAACACAAATCGTGGGATCGTTGTCTTAAAGATTCATATCGTAACACTGCTTATTTTCATTCTTTAGCCAATAGAAgaagatctagaaatcatatatCATCTCTCAGAGATAATCAGGGTCAATGGTACTATTCTCATAAGGATTTGGAGACTCTTCTTACTAGACATTTTTCTTCTATTGATAAGTCTACAAATCCCCAGTTTAATCATAATTATTTTGATATAATCTCACCAATTatatctcaagaggaaaatgaatCATTAATTTCCATACCTTCTGAAGAGGAAATTTTTAATGTTCTCAAAGAGATGCCGGGTTGGAACTCTCCGGGTCCAGATGGATTCACTGCTGGCTTATTTTTATCACAATGGCAGACGGCTGGTAGAGATGTCGTTAACTTGGTGCAGCAATTATTTATTAGCAAACAAATGCCGCATAACATAAACAACACTGTTACttttttaattcctaaaactCTTCATCCTTCGACTCCCTATGATTACATGCCAATTGGTGTGTGTAATATATTTTATAAGATAATTTCAAAGCTCGTTGTAACAAGAATTAAGCCACCGATGGAGAAAATAATTTTCCCAACTCAAGCATCATATGTCCCTAGGAGATACATTAATGATAACATCGTTATGGCTCATGAATTAATTCACTCCATGAAGGAGTCAAAAAAGAAGATGGGATTGGTGGCTCTAAAATTAGATATGTTGAAAGCTTTCGACAAGGTAGAATGGTGTTTTATTGATAAGATGCCTTCCTCTCTAGGTTTTTGTGAAGACTTGCGCACTATTATTTTCCAGTGTATTTCCACTACTACAGTGTCGATTAGACTGAATGGTAGCATTTGCCAGTCTTATATGCCATCTAGAGGACTGCGACAAGGGGATCCATTATCCCCTTATCTTTTCATCATCTCTATGGAATATCTAGCTAGATCATTGATGCATGCAGAAGCTAACAGTTTACTCTGTG CTGATAAACTTTTCGAAGTCTTCAGCTTTCGTCACATGAGATTATCGGAAGATGCTAAGTTAGATATCAGGAATAAACTTGGAGTCAAGCAACTTAGTTCAACTGATAAATACCTGGGCTTGCCTATCCTTTTAGGTGAATCGAAATCAAGTTCTTTCAAATCTATTCAGGACTCTAAAACACTTAATCAAGCTGCTAGATCAACATTAGTGAAGTCAGTTCTCAATTCCATCCCTACTGATTATATGAGTAACTTTAGATTGCCGAAAAATGTCATCCATAAATTAGACTCTgtccaaagaaaattttggtggggTCATAAGTCAAATCATGGTTTAAACATAGTGGCATGGAATTCTCCATGTGCACCCTTAGATGATGGAG ATACTTCTGATGAAGCTCAACTAAGGAATTCAGATACACCGAATGTTAACTGGAGGAAACTGTGGAAATCAAATGCTCCTCACAAGGTTAAGCTTTTTATTTGGAAATGTCTGAAATCAATTATGCCTACTATAGTAAAGCTTAATGAGTATAATAGTAATATAGATACTACTTGTCCTATATGCTCTCAAGCTGAAGAATCTTTGCATCACTTGTTAGTTCAATGTGATCATTCAAGATCAATATGGTTGGCTTTGAATATCAATACTGCATCTCTGCAAAGCCAAAATATTGATATTGTGACCTGGATAGCTAGCTAG
- the LOC113321074 gene encoding 60S ribosomal protein L31-like — protein sequence MVEKTNKGRKEEVVTREYTVNLHKRLHGCTFKKMAPKAIKEIRKFAQKAMGTTDVRVDVKLNKHIWSKGIRSVPRRVRVRIARKRNDEEDAKEELYSLVSVAEIPVEGLKGLGTKIIDETD from the exons atggtggagaAGACAAACAAAGGAAGAAAGGAAGAAGTCGTTACCAGAGAGTATACGGTTAATCTTCACAAACGCTTACATGGATG CACATTTAAGAAGATGGCACCCAAGGCCATTAAAGAAATCAGAAAATTCGCTCAGAAGGCAATGGGAACAACCGATGTCAGAGTGGATGTGAAGCTAAACAAACACATATGGAGCAAAGGGATCCGCAGTGTACCAAGGAGAGTACGTGTTCGTATTGCTCGCAAAAGGAATGACGAAGAAGATGCAAAGGAAGAGCTCTATTCACTGGTCAGTGTTGCAGAAATACCTGTTGAGGGCCTTAAAGGTTTGGGCACCAAGATCATTGATGAAACAGATTGA
- the LOC113323169 gene encoding uncharacterized protein LOC113323169: MVAKEIRDQVEDPSSESEIESKHLKEDVSDCDTVKDFISSQGDAQTTEDDKVERISKVPKKVAKKEPVPRLSKTRKDRQEANKTQSKSLSNTPKKPAKSNRGVPRNSTKTIPDGKSKIMKVHPKPSSESSEGIDDGNKPIEEVKEIDNLNEAPNEIPSIGSDNEASDVEENCLDEGEASNDQRIEEMEARIRKLEEELREVAGLEISLYSVVPEHGSSSHKVHTPARRLSRLYLHSCKHPAQNKRGTIAKNTVSGLILIAKSCGNDVPRLTFWLSNTVVLREILSQAFGNSLNLSPISRVTELNDGAKRSEGKSTSNQCNASGWDKQGKNSGLTQILEVWQETRSYISALEKVESWIFSRIVESVWWQTLTPHMQPPVEDLYSNRSQGKLSGPALGNQQQGNFSINLWTSAFKDAFQRLCPLRAAGHECGCLPVLARLVMEQCVARLDVAMFNAILRESANEIPTDPVSDPIVDSKVLPILAGNLSFGSGAQLKNSVGNWSRWLTDLFGMDTDESPEDSGNDEDEDRNGRDVVPKSFRLLNALSDLLMLPKDMLIDRSIRKEVCPAIDLPLIKRILCNFTPDEFCPDPVPGVVLEALNAESIVEMQSSDGDSTSFPVSAATVVYVPPSHTDVQQKVGDNIGERSKFERNVSVVQRKGYTSDEELDELDSPLTSIIDKMPAPTTADNGTGKHNGNTKFGGASVRYELLREVWIV; this comes from the exons ATGGTTGCCAAGGAGATCAGGGACCAAGTTGAAGATCCATCAAGTGAATCCGAGATTGAATCAAAGCATTTAAAAGAAGACGTATCTGATTGTGATACAGTAAAAGATTTTATATCATCCCAAGGGGATGCACAAACAACTGAGGATGACAAAGTAGAAAGAATTTCGAAGGTACCCAAAAAGGTTGCTAAAAAGGAACCTGTTCCACGCTTATCAAAAACTAGAAAGGACAGGCAAGAAGCAAACAAGACCCAGAGCAAATCATTGAGTAACACGCCAAAGAAACCAGCAAAATCTAATAGAGGAGTTCCTAGAAATTCCACTAAAACAATTCCAGATGGGAAGTCCAAGATTATGAAAGTTCATCCGAAACCTTCGTCAGAATCGTCCGAAGGAATTGATGATGGTAATAAACCCATTGAAGAGGTTAAAGAAATAGATAACTTGAATGAGGCACCAAATGAAATTCCAAGTATTGGTAGTGATAATGAAGCATCTGATGTGGAGGAGAACTGTTTGGATGAAGGCGAAGCATCAAATGATCAAAGGATTGAGGAAATGGAAGCAAGAATCAGGAAACTTGAGGAGGAGCTCAGAGAAGTTGCTGGTCTTGAAATCTCACTCTACTCTGTTGTACCAGAACATGGAAGCTCATCTCATAAAGTGCACACTCCTGCTCGACGTCTTTCTAGACTGTATCTACATTCTTGCAAGCATCCGGCTCAAAACAAAAGAGGCACAATTGCAAAGAACACTGTATCAGGACTGATACTGATAGCAAAGTCCTGTGGAAATGATGTTCCAAG ATTAACATTCTGGTTATCAAACACCGTGGTCCTGAGGGAAATTCTCTCTCAAGCTTTTGGTAATTCACTTAATTTGAGTCCAATTTCGAGGGTGACGGAGTTAAATGATGGGGCCAAGAGAAGCGAGGGTAAGTCTACATCAAATCAATGCAACGCTAGTGGTTGGGACAAACAAGGCAAGAACAGTGGTTTAACACAGATTCTTGAAGTCTGGCAAGAGACCCGTTCATACATATCTGCACTAGAAAAAGTTGAATCCTGGATCTTCTCACGAATTGTAGAGTCAGTGTGGTGGCAG ACCTTAACACCTCACATGCAACCCCCAGTTGAGGATCTATATTCTAATAGAAGTCAAGGAAAGCTGTCAGGACCAGCTTTGGGTAATCAGCAACAAGGAAACTTTTCAATCAACTTGTGGACAAGTGCTTTTAAAGATGCCTTTCAAAGACTTTGTCCTCTGAGGGCAGCAGGGCATGAGTGTGGTTGCCTCCCAGTACTGGCTAGATTG GTGATGGAGCAGTGTGTGGCGAGATTAGATGTTGCCATGTTCAATGCAATTTTACGTGAGTCAGCTAATGAAATCCCAACGGACCCTGTCTCTGACCCAATAGTTGACTCGAAGGTTCTACCAATTCTAGCTGGAAACTTGAGCTTCGGATCTGGTGCACAACTGAAAAATTCT GTTGGTAACTGGTCTAGATGGCTTACTGATCTGTTTGGCATGGATACGGATGAATCACCAGAAGATAGTGGTAACGATGAGGATGAGGACAGAAATGGAAGAGATGTTGTACCCAAATCCTTTCGTCTTCTTAATGCACTAAGTGATCTTTTAATGCTACCAAAAGACATGCTTATAGACAGATCCATCAGGAAAGAG GTGTGCCCTGCAATTGATCTTCCCTTGATTAAGCGAATATTGTGCAACTTCACTCCTGATGAATTTTGTCCCGATCCAGTCCCTGGGGTTGTTCTAGAGGCCTTAAACGCGGAG AGTATCGTCGAGATGCAGTCCTCAGACGGAGACTCAACCAGTTTCCCTGTTAGTGCTGCTACAGTAGTCTATGTTCCCCCTTCCCACACTGACGTGCAACAGAAAGTAGGGGATAATATTGGCGAAAGATCCAAGTTTGAGAGGAATGTTTCTGTGGTTCAAAGGAAAGGGTATACCAGTGATGAAGAATTGGATGAACTTGATTCTCCATTAACGTCGATCATCGACAAGATGCCAGCACCAACAACAGCTGATAATGGAACTGGAAAACACAATGGAAATACAAAGTTTGGTGGTGCAAGTGTCAGGTACGAACTCCTTCGTGAGGTCTGGATTGTATAA